The genomic stretch ACACCGACATCCACCAAAGTCTCGGTCTTTATCTGGGCAACTACGGCACCCTTCTGGCATCCATGCATCACCACGGAAATGATTAAATCCAGTTGATTTATACCAGATATCTGACAATTTATGTTCGCGGACGTTTGGAAATGAAATTGGCAATTGTCGTGCTGCATGGCAAGGCAACGCCATACCATCTGGAGCAACTGTAAAGAAAATTTTACCCCAGCCATTCATACAAGCTTTTGGCCGTTCTTCATAATAATCAGGCACTACAAAAATGAGTTTGCAAGGATGATTTTGCGCTTTTAATTTTTCGCGATATTCATTGGTAATCCGTTCCGCACGTGTCAGTTGCTCTTGTGTGGGTAATAAACCTTGGCGGTTTAAAAAAGCCCAACCGTAAAACTGACAAATTGCCAACTCAACTGTATCTGCATTGAGCTCAAGGCAAAGTTCAATGATTTGTTCAATCTGGTCAATGTTATGTCGATGAATAACAAAGTTAAGCACCATTGGATAATCGTATTTCTTAACCAGTCGGCACATTTCATACTTTTGTTCAAAAGCATGCTTTGAACCTGCCAAGGCGTCATTCACCACAGGGTCACTAGCTTGAAAGCTCACTTGAATGTGGTCTAAACCCGCTTGTTTTAGATCAGCAATACGTTGTTCGGTAAGGCCCATACCCGAGGTAATTAAGTTGGTATAAAACCCTTGTTGATGAGCATGTGCAACGAGTTGTTCTAAATCTTGACGTACCAGTGGTTCACCACCAGAGAAACCGAGTTGAACAGCACCCATCTGTCGTGCCTGATCAAAAACATCAAACCACTCTTGAGTAGTTAACTCATTTTTATGCTGAGCATAGTCCAATGGGTTTGAGCAATATGGGCATTGTAGCGGACAACGATAAGTGAGTTCCGCTAATAACCATAAAGGCAGGCCAACACCTTCTGTCATACTAAATCAATCCAGTGTTGTTGCTTTGCGACGAGCATGTAGTCCACTACATCTTGATCAATCTCAGCAATATCACCAAACTTTTGCTTTAACTGGGCAATAATTGTAGAAACATTTTGCTGCCCATCAATATATTGCCCGATTGCTCCTGCACTTTCATTTAACTTGATCATGCCTTCAGGATATAAAATCACAAAACCATTTTGAGCTGGCTCGAACTGAAAACGGTAACCTTGTCGCCATGTCGGCACAAGGTTTAAATCAAACTGCCCTTT from Acinetobacter pittii encodes the following:
- the pqqE gene encoding pyrroloquinoline quinone biosynthesis protein PqqE, producing MTEGVGLPLWLLAELTYRCPLQCPYCSNPLDYAQHKNELTTQEWFDVFDQARQMGAVQLGFSGGEPLVRQDLEQLVAHAHQQGFYTNLITSGMGLTEQRIADLKQAGLDHIQVSFQASDPVVNDALAGSKHAFEQKYEMCRLVKKYDYPMVLNFVIHRHNIDQIEQIIELCLELNADTVELAICQFYGWAFLNRQGLLPTQEQLTRAERITNEYREKLKAQNHPCKLIFVVPDYYEERPKACMNGWGKIFFTVAPDGMALPCHAARQLPISFPNVREHKLSDIWYKSTGFNHFRGDAWMPEGCRSCPDKDRDFGGCRCQAYMLTGDAANADPVCGKSPYHQMIEQARAESQLAAPLQNLVFRNSRNSKSLSATQNIPVHTITDI
- the pqqD gene encoding pyrroloquinoline quinone biosynthesis peptide chaperone PqqD codes for the protein MNKGQFDLNLVPTWRQGYRFQFEPAQNGFVILYPEGMIKLNESAGAIGQYIDGQQNVSTIIAQLKQKFGDIAEIDQDVVDYMLVAKQQHWIDLV